In Salinirubrum litoreum, the sequence TTCGACTCGCCGTTGTTTTTTCGTGCCCGCGATGGGCGGAGGCGCGCGGAAGTGCAGAGCGTGCCTCGACAACCATGCCAGACGAACGAATCCGAACGGTCGTTGCGTCGCTCGTCGAGCCGACGACCCATAAAGAGCAGAAGCTTCAGAACCTGCAGTCGACCTATCGGGAAGCCCTCTGTGAGGCGTTCGACGCCAACGCAACGACGATGACGGCGGTCAACGATATTGTAACGCCCTACGACCTCCCGTACCAAGCGAAGGACGCGTTGAAGCGCCATGTTCCAGGCCTCCTCAAGAGCGGGTCAGCAGAACTCAGCGAGACCCAACCGATTCGGTTTACCAACCGAGCGGCGGTGTTCGATCATTCCACTGACCGGACGCACGCATTCTGCTGGGAAGTTCCCCAACCTGGTCGCGGCACCAACTTCTGGATTCCGCTCGCAATCAATCCAGACCAACGCAAGTGGTGGCTCCAGTTGCTTGACGGCGAGGCTACTGCCGGGCAGTTACAGCTGATCACCCGGCCGCGACAGGCCCACTGGGAACTGCACGTTCCACTCAAACTCCCAACAGCGGAACCTGAGGTCGATTGCGAGACCTGCACGCCGGTCGGCTTCGACGTCGGCGAAGCGATTCTCTTGACCGGCTGTGCGCTCCTGGACGGGCGACCAGTCGATCCGTTGCTCGTGGGTGGTGGCAGAGCCCGACACCTCAATCAGACGTTGCAGACAACACTCCAACGGCTCCAGGAACGCGAGGCCGCAGAGTGGCGAATTGACGAGCAGGCGGCGTACTTCCGGAACGCGCTTCGGGACGAGATCGAGACGGCGACGCGAAACGCTGTGGAGTATGCCGCCGGGTTCGATCAGCCGGTAATCGTCCTAGAACAGCTGACGTCAATCCAAGACGACCTCGACTTCGGCCCACATATGAATCGGCGACTCCATGCGTGGGCTTTCGACCAGCTGCAAACGCGACTCGCGGACAAGGCTGCCGACGCCGGGATTCCTGTTCGGTACGTCGATCCGGCGTACACGTCCCAGATCTGCCATGCGTGCGGGGAGATTGGAACCCGTCCCAAGCAAGCGGAGTTCCGCTGTCCCAACGACGACTGCTGGGTGTCGGTCTATCAGGCCGATATCAACGCGGCGGCCAACATCGCTGGTCGCCTCAATCCGTGGGGTGGGAGCTGCCCCTGGGAACCGGGCAGCGATGACACGCTACGGAATGGGCGCACCCGTGACAGTGCCACAGGACCTCGTAAGCAGAGCTCGTCACAGCGATGACGCATCAAGGGTTCAGTCCTGAAACCTCGATACTCCCCTCCTGTGTGGGGGGCCATGAGGCGAGGATGTCACTCCGGGTGGGCTGCCTACGGCCGTAGGTAGGCAGTCAACACATATCGAATCAATGACCTGTGATGAGAGAGCCTGTCTTGAAAACTGAGAGGCGATGACTCGTCGCGGGGTGGGTGCACTCGTGATAGTGCCACGATCCACCAGGAGCCGAGCGAGAAACCCTCGTGGTTGACGTTTCTGGCGCATCTGGATCGAAACCCGTTCACATTCTCCTGTGGAGAATATCGTTCCGTCTCGGAACGTGGGATATCACTCCGGGTATGCGGGCACTCCTCGATTAGATGGAGTTCGGACAGCACGCCCCGCTCGCCGTTCGCTACCGACCGACCATTTATACAGTGGTCGTTGCAACTGCCGATCAGATGACAGTTTTCACACTGAATACAGCGCACACGTGTAGCACAAGACGAATCCAAAATCAGTCGAAATGAGCATCCAACGGAGACATTGGGCTGTCCCGTTTTCCACCGATTAGAATAAGTAGAACAGCGAGACCAACGAGAGAGTAAATCATCACCCGGTTCTGGATACCCTGACCAGAGAGAGTTTGGACGGCGAATCCAGCAGTCATAACTGCAAACCCAGTCGCCGTCCATCGGGATTTGTAGACAACCGCGACAAGAGTCCCCCATGCGAGAAAGACGGTCATAGCTGTTCCAACCGCTGTTGAAGCGGGAAGACCGGCTACTGTTTCTGGGGAGAATATTTGAAGCAGGACGAGAAACCCGATGGTAGGGTATCCAACGAGTGCAAGCGGACGATACAACTCTGCGGACATTATAGGATAATGACTCCCAACTGTTGTGAAAGTTGCGCGGCATCAAGTCCTCTGCTGAACTCACCCTCTGAGTGTTGCACGTCGCTACTGGCTGTGTTCGGCGAGGCCTCTGTAGTCGTACTGAATACAGCGCGCGAGTCTGTCAG encodes:
- a CDS encoding transposase; the protein is MPDERIRTVVASLVEPTTHKEQKLQNLQSTYREALCEAFDANATTMTAVNDIVTPYDLPYQAKDALKRHVPGLLKSGSAELSETQPIRFTNRAAVFDHSTDRTHAFCWEVPQPGRGTNFWIPLAINPDQRKWWLQLLDGEATAGQLQLITRPRQAHWELHVPLKLPTAEPEVDCETCTPVGFDVGEAILLTGCALLDGRPVDPLLVGGGRARHLNQTLQTTLQRLQEREAAEWRIDEQAAYFRNALRDEIETATRNAVEYAAGFDQPVIVLEQLTSIQDDLDFGPHMNRRLHAWAFDQLQTRLADKAADAGIPVRYVDPAYTSQICHACGEIGTRPKQAEFRCPNDDCWVSVYQADINAAANIAGRLNPWGGSCPWEPGSDDTLRNGRTRDSATGPRKQSSSQR